The genomic window CGGCCTCTCACAGGTGCGCGGCCGGAGCGACCTGTCGTTCCGGGAGACCGTGGACCTGGACCTGGCCTACATCGACCAGTGGTCGCTCTGGCTGGTGTTCCGTATCCTCGTGCAAACCATTCCCGCGGTACTACGAGGGCGCGGGGCCATGTAGGCCCCGGCGTCGCGCCGCAACGCAACGGGAGCGCCCGTGTTCGCAGACGCCGAAGCCGTCAAGCGCCTTCTGGGCAAGGGATATCTTTCCTGGTTGAACGAGATTGTCTCCGTGCTCGGCGCGCGGGTTCTGGGCTCGGGCGCGGCGTTCCTCGGCAACATCCTCGTCGCACGCTACCTCGAACCGGCGCGTTACGGCCAGTTCTACCTCCTGTTCACGATCATGACCATCGTCGCCGGGCTCACGGGACCCGGATTCGACACCAGCCTGGTCCGGTTCGCGTCCAAACTCCTGCAAAGCGATAGCAACGCCGCCTTCTCTTATTTTTCGGTCATGTTCCGGATGAAGTGCGCCGTGTTCGCAATCACCATGCTCGCCGGAATGCTCGCCGCCGCGCCGCTCCTGCGCCTGCTGTTCCCGGCGGGTGACGCGGCGTCCGTGACGCGGCACGCGATTGTGCTCGCCTTCTTCGGCGGGGCCGCCGTGTCCATGTGGGGGTTCGCGCAATCCTATTTCCAGGCCTGCCAGCACTTCGGGCGCTACGCCGGCTTCGAGTTCTTCAGTTCGACCTTGCGCCTGTGCCTCGTGGTCCTGCTGATCCTGCTCGATGTGCGCACCGTGTGGGCCTACCTGGGCATGTATGTCGCCGCGCCCACCGCCATGTGGTTTATCTCATGGCTGTTCCTGCCGCGTCGCGCCTTCCTTGCGGGCGCCACCGTCGCCGTCACGCGCGAATTGCTCGCTTTCGCCAAGTGGGTGCTGCTCGCCACCCTGTTCACGACCCTGACCCAGCGCCTCGACCTGCTGTTGCTCGGCATGTTCCGTGTGCCGGAGGAAACGCTCGGCTGCTACGGCGCCGCGGTGAGCCTCGTCCTGCTCGGCGAACTCGTGCTGCTGACCTTTTACAACGTGCTGTTGCCGAAGGCGAGCGCGCTCAAGAACCCGAGCGACCTGCGCCGCTTCATCGGCTCGTTCCGCATCCCCAGCCTGCTCTTCTGTCTCGGCATGAGCCTGCTCATGCCCTTCGCCGAGACCCTGCGCCACCTCTTCTTCGGCGAAAAATACCTCGGCACCGAACTCTATTTCCTCATCCTCCTTTCCGGCATCATCGTGTCCCTTGGATGCGCGCCCGCCGTCACTTCGCTCTATTCGCTGGGCCGGTCCCATTTCATTGCCGCGTTCGAGGGGTTCCGCTTCGTGGCCGCGCTCGCGCTGGGCGTCTACGTCGTGCCCCGTTACGGCGCCGTCGGCATGGCTTGGGTCATGGCCGGCACGCGCGCCGTCATGAGCGCCGTCATGTATGTCGTCGCCCACCAGGACGTCAAGCGCCTCACCATCGCGGAATACATGCGCGGCGACAACTGAGCCCCCGCTCCCAAAACCGGGCGCGCGCCTGGCCCGGCACAGGCGGGCCGCTTTGAATGTACGCCGCGTGTCGCTTAGAATGGGGCGTCCCGTGCGGTCTTGAGGTAACAGGCATGGCAGCAGTTGGATTGGTGTACCGCGAGGAAGCGCT from Candidatus Hydrogenedentota bacterium includes these protein-coding regions:
- a CDS encoding oligosaccharide flippase family protein, whose amino-acid sequence is MFADAEAVKRLLGKGYLSWLNEIVSVLGARVLGSGAAFLGNILVARYLEPARYGQFYLLFTIMTIVAGLTGPGFDTSLVRFASKLLQSDSNAAFSYFSVMFRMKCAVFAITMLAGMLAAAPLLRLLFPAGDAASVTRHAIVLAFFGGAAVSMWGFAQSYFQACQHFGRYAGFEFFSSTLRLCLVVLLILLDVRTVWAYLGMYVAAPTAMWFISWLFLPRRAFLAGATVAVTRELLAFAKWVLLATLFTTLTQRLDLLLLGMFRVPEETLGCYGAAVSLVLLGELVLLTFYNVLLPKASALKNPSDLRRFIGSFRIPSLLFCLGMSLLMPFAETLRHLFFGEKYLGTELYFLILLSGIIVSLGCAPAVTSLYSLGRSHFIAAFEGFRFVAALALGVYVVPRYGAVGMAWVMAGTRAVMSAVMYVVAHQDVKRLTIAEYMRGDN